A portion of the Oxynema aestuarii AP17 genome contains these proteins:
- a CDS encoding thioredoxin family protein yields MENTGKSIGIHAPDFELPGIDDQVHHLARYLDRYRAVCTVFMCNHCPYVRGYLERLKQIQSQFEGRDFTLIGINSNDAVQYPEDGFEKMKSFAREHGLNFPYLRDANQDVAASFGAHLTPQVFLLDQSGVVGYSGAIDDSPDDPKAVGVHYLRDAIAQLLDGETIRIPSSQPVGCSLKWRQSPS; encoded by the coding sequence ATGGAAAATACCGGGAAGAGCATCGGCATCCACGCCCCAGATTTCGAGTTACCGGGGATTGACGACCAAGTGCATCACCTCGCCCGCTACCTCGACAGGTACCGTGCCGTTTGCACCGTTTTCATGTGCAATCACTGTCCTTACGTGCGAGGCTATTTAGAACGGCTCAAGCAAATTCAAAGCCAGTTCGAGGGGCGAGACTTTACCCTGATCGGGATCAACTCCAACGATGCGGTTCAATACCCCGAAGATGGGTTTGAGAAAATGAAAAGTTTCGCCCGGGAACACGGGTTGAATTTTCCCTATTTGCGAGATGCGAATCAAGATGTTGCCGCCAGTTTTGGGGCGCACTTGACTCCCCAAGTGTTTTTACTCGACCAAAGTGGTGTTGTCGGCTACAGTGGCGCGATCGATGATAGTCCCGACGATCCCAAAGCCGTGGGAGTGCATTACTTGCGCGACGCGATCGCCCAACTGCTCGACGGCGAAACCATTCGGATACCGTCGTCTCAACCTGTCGGCTGCTCCCTCAAGTGGCGCCAGTCCCCATCGTAA
- the pyrH gene encoding UMP kinase — protein sequence MGIVYRRVLLKLSGEALMGDLAYGIDPGVVQGIAEQVAEVTSKGVEVAIVVGGGNIFRGVKGAAAGMDRATADYIGMIATVMNAMTLQDALEQIGVPTRVQTAISMQEVAEPYIRRRAMRHLEKKRVVIFGAGSGNPFFTTDTTAALRAAEIDAEVIFKATKVDGVYDCDPHQNPEARRYESLTYGHVLANDLRVMDSTAIALCKENNIPIVVFDLTVKNNICRAVMGEKVGTIVGGYCEVI from the coding sequence ATGGGGATAGTTTACCGTCGGGTTTTGCTCAAACTAAGCGGTGAAGCCCTAATGGGCGATCTTGCCTACGGCATCGATCCGGGGGTCGTTCAAGGCATCGCCGAACAAGTTGCGGAAGTCACCTCTAAAGGGGTAGAAGTCGCGATCGTCGTCGGTGGCGGCAATATCTTTCGCGGCGTCAAGGGCGCTGCGGCAGGGATGGATCGGGCCACGGCGGATTATATCGGCATGATTGCCACGGTCATGAACGCCATGACCTTGCAAGATGCCCTCGAACAAATTGGGGTACCGACCCGAGTTCAAACCGCGATTTCGATGCAGGAAGTCGCCGAACCCTACATTCGCCGTCGCGCCATGCGCCATTTGGAGAAAAAACGGGTGGTGATTTTCGGTGCCGGATCGGGCAATCCTTTCTTTACCACCGATACCACGGCTGCTCTGAGAGCGGCAGAAATCGATGCAGAGGTGATTTTTAAAGCTACGAAAGTCGATGGGGTGTACGATTGCGATCCCCATCAAAACCCTGAAGCTCGACGCTACGAAAGCTTGACCTACGGTCACGTCCTGGCGAACGACTTGCGCGTGATGGACAGTACCGCGATCGCGCTGTGCAAAGAGAACAATATTCCGATCGTGGTGTTTGACCTTACGGTTAAAAATAATATTTGTCGAGCCGTCATGGGAGAAAAAGTCGGAACCATAGTGGGAGGTTACTGTGAAGTTATCTGA
- the frr gene encoding ribosome recycling factor — translation MKLSEVESHMSKAVEATQRSFNTIRTGRANAALLDRVMVEYYGSPTPLKSLANISTPDASTIAIQPYDRSSLAAIEKAISMSDIGLTPNNDGSIVRLNIPPLTSDRRNEFVKLAGKYAEEGRVAIRNIRRDAIDSIRKQEKNSDISEDESRDLQDRIQKLTDKYTAKVDELLAAKEEDIKTV, via the coding sequence GTGAAGTTATCTGAAGTTGAAAGTCATATGAGTAAGGCGGTTGAGGCGACTCAGCGCTCTTTTAACACCATTCGCACGGGTCGCGCGAACGCCGCTTTACTCGACCGGGTGATGGTGGAATATTACGGTTCTCCCACCCCGCTCAAATCTCTGGCCAATATCAGCACTCCAGATGCCAGCACGATCGCCATTCAACCCTACGATCGCTCTAGTTTGGCGGCGATCGAAAAAGCGATTTCGATGTCCGACATCGGCTTGACGCCGAATAATGACGGGAGTATCGTTCGCTTGAACATTCCGCCGTTGACGAGCGATCGCCGCAACGAATTTGTGAAATTGGCCGGAAAATATGCCGAAGAAGGCAGAGTCGCCATTCGCAATATCCGCCGCGACGCGATCGACAGCATTCGCAAACAGGAAAAAAATAGCGATATTTCTGAAGATGAATCTCGGGATTTACAAGATCGCATCCAAAAGTTGACGGATAAATATACCGCCAAAGTTGACGAATTGCTCGCGGCTAAAGAAGAAGACATCAAGACCGTTTGA